The Spirosoma radiotolerans genome has a window encoding:
- the nhaD gene encoding sodium:proton antiporter NhaD — protein sequence MASILTILFVIGYLLITLEHSIKINKTATALITGILCWATYALMATEAEAVGHQLEHHLTDTAEILFFLMGAMTVVELIDVHDGFTLITDRIASRNIRTLFWIVSLLAFFLSALLDNLTTSIVMVSVARKLIRDTEDRHMMAGMIILAANAGGAWSPIGDVTTTMLWIGGQITTTHIISTVLLPSLVSLLVPLVILTRFYKSRSEEKPITAKSGISRPYVTPMSRRDRRIMLAIGLGGMLFVPIFKTITHLPPYMGMMLVLGCIWVASEIIHSDKDEAERKKFTASYALSRIDTPSILFFLGILLAVGALESTGVLRSLADSLSQAVGNLDSIVLLIGVASAVVDNVPIVAAAMGMYDMQTYAVDNKLWMFLAYCAGTGGSLLLIGSAAGVAVMGMEKLSFGWYLRKVSWLALIGYVAGALIFLAQFALLS from the coding sequence ATGGCAAGTATACTCACTATTCTCTTTGTAATCGGTTACCTGTTGATTACCCTTGAACATTCCATTAAGATTAACAAGACGGCCACGGCGCTCATTACCGGTATCTTATGCTGGGCCACTTATGCGCTCATGGCAACCGAAGCCGAAGCTGTTGGGCATCAACTGGAGCATCACCTGACAGATACAGCTGAGATTCTGTTTTTTCTGATGGGAGCCATGACGGTTGTCGAACTGATCGATGTACACGACGGATTTACGCTCATTACGGATCGTATTGCCAGCCGAAATATTCGCACCTTATTCTGGATTGTGAGTCTGCTCGCCTTTTTCTTGTCGGCTTTGTTAGATAACCTCACGACCTCCATTGTTATGGTGTCGGTTGCCCGTAAACTGATTCGGGATACGGAAGATCGGCACATGATGGCGGGTATGATTATCCTGGCGGCCAATGCGGGGGGCGCCTGGTCGCCCATTGGCGACGTTACGACAACCATGCTCTGGATTGGCGGCCAAATTACGACGACTCATATTATCAGTACGGTGTTGCTGCCCAGCCTGGTTTCTTTACTGGTGCCGTTGGTAATACTGACGCGATTCTATAAATCCAGGTCTGAAGAAAAACCAATAACGGCGAAGTCGGGAATTAGTCGTCCCTACGTCACGCCTATGTCTCGGCGTGACCGGCGAATCATGCTGGCTATTGGGTTGGGCGGTATGCTGTTCGTGCCTATTTTTAAGACAATTACCCACTTGCCACCCTACATGGGCATGATGCTGGTGCTTGGTTGCATTTGGGTGGCCTCGGAGATTATACATAGTGACAAAGACGAAGCGGAGCGGAAAAAGTTTACGGCCTCTTATGCACTAAGCCGGATCGACACGCCCAGTATTCTCTTCTTTCTCGGCATACTGCTCGCTGTTGGGGCGCTGGAGTCGACGGGTGTACTGCGGTCGCTGGCCGACTCCTTGAGCCAGGCCGTTGGTAATCTGGACAGTATTGTTCTGCTCATTGGCGTTGCCTCGGCCGTGGTCGATAATGTGCCCATCGTAGCTGCAGCTATGGGAATGTATGATATGCAAACCTATGCCGTCGATAATAAACTATGGATGTTTCTGGCCTATTGTGCCGGCACGGGCGGCAGTCTGCTGCTGATTGGCTCGGCGGCTGGTGTAGCGGTTATGGGCATGGAAAAGCTGTCGTTTGGCTGGTATCTGCGCAAGGTAAGCTGGCTCGCCCTGATTGGCTATGTAGCCGGAGCCTTGATCTTTCTTGCTCAGTTTGCGCTCTTGTCCTGA